ATCGTCGACAACATGCACGAGCGCAAAGCCATGATGGCCGAGCGCAGCGATGCCTTCGTCGCCCTGCCCGGCGGCATCGGCACGTTTGAAGAACTGTTCGAAATCTGGACCTGGCGCCAGCTCGGCTACCACGACAAGCCCATCGGCCTGCTCAACGTGGACGGCTACTACGACGGCATGCTGGGCTTCCTCGACACCAGCGTGAAGTCCGGCTTCATGGGCGAGTGGCAGATGGACCTCGTCTCCACCCACACCGATCACGACGCGCTGCTGCGCAAGCTGGTGGAGGAAGCGGGCAACAACATGTCGCAGATTCCGCTGCGCACCGTGATCTGATTCATGATCTGATCGACTGTCGCCCCAGAAAGCACAAAGCCCGATCCAGTCGGGCTTTGTCGTTTTGAGAGCAGGCTTGAAAGGTTCAGACCGCCGCGTCGTCCAAATCACCCGTGCGGATACGGATCACGCGTTCGACTTCCGTCACGAAAATCTTGCCGTCGCCTATCTTGCCGGTGCGCGCTGCGTTGACGATGGCGTCCACGCAGCGGTCCACGTCTTCCTCGCGCACGACGACTTCGACCTTCACCTTGGGCAGGAAATCCACCACGTACTCAGCGCCGCGGTACAGCTCGGTGTGGCCCTTCTGGCGACCGAAACCCTTGACTTCCGTGACGGTGAGGCCGGTGACACCGCAATCGGCCAGCGCTTCGCGGACCTCTTCCAGCTTGAATGGCTTGATGACGGCGGTGATCATTTTCATGGCGGGAACTCCTGATGATTGTTCAAAAACGGACCTGACCTGATGAGCAGTGCACTGCCCCTCACGCCCGGAATTTATTGGTGATCGGATAGCGCCAATCCTTGCCGAAGCTGCGCCGCGTCACGCGCACGCCCACCGGCGCCTGACGACGCTTGTATTCGTTGATCTTAATGAGTCGCGTGACCCGATCCACATCAGCCTGCGCAAAACCCGCAGAGACAATGTCGGCAATCGGCTCGTCGCGCTCCATGTAGCGCTCGACGATGGCATCCAGCACCTCGTAGGGCGGCAGGCTGTCCTGGTCCTTCTGATCGGGGCGCAGCTCGGCGCTGGGAGGGCGCGTGATAATGCGCTCGGGAATCGGGTTCGCACCCTTGCCGAACGGATCGTTCTCGTTGCGCCAGCGGGCCAGCGCGAACACGCGGGTCTTGAGCACGTCCTTGATGACCGCAAAGCCCCCAGCCATGTCGCCGTACAGCGTGCAGTAACCGGTCGCCATCTCGCTCTTGTTGCCGGTGGTCAGCACCACAGAGCCGAACTTGTTGGACAGCGCCATGAGCAGCGTGCCGCGAATGCGCGCCTGCAGATTTTCTTCGGTCGTGTCTTCGGGCAGTCCCGCGAAATCCGCAGCAAGCGCCGCCTTGAAGGCCTCAAACTGCGGCGCGATGGCGATTTCCTCGTACTTCACGTTCAGGCGC
This genomic stretch from Diaphorobacter sp. HDW4B harbors:
- a CDS encoding P-II family nitrogen regulator, whose protein sequence is MKMITAVIKPFKLEEVREALADCGVTGLTVTEVKGFGRQKGHTELYRGAEYVVDFLPKVKVEVVVREEDVDRCVDAIVNAARTGKIGDGKIFVTEVERVIRIRTGDLDDAAV
- a CDS encoding TIGR00730 family Rossman fold protein; this encodes MSSTNKKQQAPTFSICVYLGSRPGENPAFTQSAIQVGTWIGEHGGQLVYGGGKSGLMGTVAEATRKAGGHVVGVIPKALVDKELANQHCDELHIVDNMHERKAMMAERSDAFVALPGGIGTFEELFEIWTWRQLGYHDKPIGLLNVDGYYDGMLGFLDTSVKSGFMGEWQMDLVSTHTDHDALLRKLVEEAGNNMSQIPLRTVI